A genomic stretch from Telmatocola sphagniphila includes:
- a CDS encoding ArdC family protein: MTTPNSKPDVYTRVTEKIVALLEAGTRPWHQPWKAKHADGPVCRPLRSNGQPYRGVNVLMLWIDAETKGFNSPWWMTFNQAKEMNAFVKKGEHGSTVVYASSFTKTEEDENGQELERDIPFLKSYTVFNAEQIEGLPEKFTKVEPNVLNIQERLENAEAFARGTGATIRHGGSQAYYRPSEDLVQMPNFETFEDRESYYSTLLHELTHWTKAESRLNRNFDSKRFGDTGYAREELIAEIGAAFLCSDLGITAEPREDHASYLACWLKVLKEDKKAIFNAAAQAEKAAAYLHELQKAKTEQLA, translated from the coding sequence ATGACGACCCCGAACAGCAAACCCGATGTCTACACCCGCGTGACCGAAAAGATTGTGGCCTTGCTCGAGGCAGGAACCCGCCCCTGGCATCAACCCTGGAAAGCCAAACATGCCGACGGACCCGTTTGCCGTCCCTTGCGTTCCAATGGCCAACCCTACCGAGGGGTAAATGTGTTAATGCTCTGGATCGATGCCGAAACCAAGGGCTTCAATTCCCCCTGGTGGATGACTTTTAATCAAGCCAAGGAAATGAACGCCTTCGTTAAGAAAGGCGAACATGGTTCCACGGTGGTCTATGCCTCCAGTTTCACCAAAACCGAAGAAGACGAAAACGGCCAGGAATTGGAACGGGATATCCCGTTCCTGAAATCCTATACGGTGTTCAACGCCGAGCAGATCGAAGGATTACCGGAGAAGTTCACCAAGGTAGAGCCGAACGTGTTAAACATCCAAGAACGTTTGGAAAATGCCGAAGCTTTTGCCCGAGGAACTGGAGCGACCATCCGCCACGGTGGCAGCCAAGCTTATTACCGCCCCAGCGAAGACCTGGTACAGATGCCCAACTTTGAAACCTTCGAGGATCGAGAAAGCTATTACAGCACGTTGCTGCATGAGCTCACCCACTGGACCAAAGCCGAGAGCCGCCTGAATCGGAATTTTGATTCGAAACGATTCGGAGATACCGGGTATGCCCGGGAAGAACTCATAGCCGAGATCGGAGCCGCCTTCCTTTGTTCCGATTTGGGTATCACAGCTGAGCCTCGGGAAGACCATGCCAGTTATCTAGCTTGCTGGCTGAAGGTTTTGAAAGAAGACAAGAAAGCCATCTTCAACGCCGCCGCCCAGGCTGAAAAAGCCGCCGCCTATCTGCACGAACTGCAGAAAGCGAAAACCGAACAACTTGCCTGA
- a CDS encoding division plane positioning ATPase MipZ, whose protein sequence is MIIVVANSKGGVGKSTLAVHLAAWLFEQGHTVTLADCDTQHSSSDWAAEAVPGVKTVRLADPEEILDRLPTLSEHAEYVVADGPGSNTETSRALLLRADLAIVPCKASMLEVRALSQATKVLRQSQDIRGGHPEAVIVLSMVGKNYRLTQDMKDAAEALELPLAKTALTLKQIYADAPGQGAVVWKLGSRGREAADEVQALFRELLPDAVASKKRSKIMKLESA, encoded by the coding sequence ATGATCATTGTCGTTGCTAATTCAAAAGGCGGAGTTGGGAAGTCCACGCTGGCTGTCCATTTAGCCGCTTGGCTTTTTGAGCAGGGCCATACGGTAACTCTGGCCGATTGCGACACGCAGCATTCCTCCTCCGATTGGGCCGCCGAAGCGGTACCCGGAGTTAAAACGGTACGACTCGCCGACCCCGAAGAAATCTTGGATCGTTTGCCAACACTGAGCGAACACGCCGAGTATGTCGTCGCCGATGGCCCGGGCAGCAACACGGAAACCAGCCGAGCCTTACTACTTCGAGCGGATCTGGCTATCGTCCCGTGCAAAGCCTCCATGTTGGAGGTGAGGGCGCTTTCCCAGGCAACCAAGGTCTTACGGCAATCCCAGGATATTCGGGGAGGCCATCCCGAAGCCGTGATCGTTCTTTCAATGGTGGGAAAAAACTATCGCTTGACGCAGGATATGAAGGATGCCGCCGAAGCTTTAGAGCTTCCGCTGGCCAAGACCGCTTTAACTCTGAAGCAGATCTATGCCGATGCGCCGGGGCAGGGGGCAGTCGTCTGGAAACTGGGGAGTCGGGGCCGCGAAGCCGCCGATGAAGTGCAGGCCCTTTTCAGGGAGTTACTGCCGGATGCGGTCGCCAGCAAAAAGCGAAGCAAAATCATGAAATTGGAATCTGCTTAA
- a CDS encoding DUF6900 domain-containing protein — protein sequence MTTLDELLTDIASKHLQVRTLQTRMSDALDFHEVSVWGIKNALLAAFEAGAKTGFTPSVSNNNLLTRFDDYEIQPCRRYILEDEPDRSYVEPCEGFEADFWTLYGHITGEGVQAIGDFGTRRHAEEVFAKITGRSYSSRKQPKERR from the coding sequence ATGACAACTCTCGATGAATTATTAACCGATATCGCCAGTAAACATCTGCAGGTCCGCACGCTCCAAACTCGGATGAGTGATGCCCTCGATTTCCATGAGGTGTCTGTCTGGGGAATCAAGAATGCTCTCCTCGCCGCGTTCGAGGCCGGTGCGAAAACGGGCTTCACGCCTTCAGTGTCGAATAACAACCTCTTGACCCGCTTCGATGATTACGAAATCCAACCCTGTCGACGCTACATCCTGGAGGATGAACCGGATCGCTCTTATGTCGAGCCGTGCGAAGGATTCGAAGCCGATTTCTGGACGCTTTACGGCCATATCACCGGCGAAGGTGTCCAGGCGATCGGCGATTTTGGTACTCGCCGCCATGCCGAGGAAGTCTTTGCCAAGATCACTGGTCGGAGCTACTCCTCCCGTAAACAACCGAAAGAACGGAGGTAG
- a CDS encoding TIGR02996 domain-containing protein yields MSDRAAFVRTICEYPDDVAPRLVYADWLDEQGPDERGRDFLSDFIRLQCAEPEHEHFAIGFSETDPNSAHNVPHIFAEKHWNGEESMTWRGIHPIVLGHKPKTPWLIYAVIDFQHWKILDPNLGGRITYRRGFIEELFMPASRFVGCCASIFAKHPIRKVRVNVNPIIGTDGHVYLPQKLPDEIQDRIADRLHPLASTDMLIEEIVVEIISEECVRYGRRKAGLRM; encoded by the coding sequence ATGAGCGACCGCGCCGCTTTCGTCCGAACCATTTGCGAATATCCGGACGATGTTGCGCCCCGTCTGGTATACGCTGACTGGCTTGACGAACAGGGGCCAGATGAACGAGGTCGGGACTTTCTCTCCGATTTCATCCGCCTGCAATGCGCCGAACCGGAGCATGAACATTTCGCCATCGGGTTCTCCGAAACCGATCCGAACAGCGCGCACAATGTTCCCCACATCTTCGCGGAGAAGCATTGGAACGGTGAAGAGAGCATGACTTGGCGCGGCATCCATCCCATCGTTCTCGGACACAAACCGAAGACGCCCTGGCTCATATACGCGGTAATCGATTTCCAACATTGGAAGATTCTTGACCCGAACCTGGGTGGACGCATTACCTATCGGCGCGGCTTCATCGAAGAACTCTTTATGCCCGCCTCGCGTTTCGTCGGTTGTTGTGCGTCGATCTTCGCAAAACACCCGATCCGTAAAGTCCGCGTAAATGTCAACCCTATAATCGGCACCGACGGACACGTATACTTGCCGCAAAAATTGCCTGACGAAATCCAAGATCGCATCGCGGACAGACTCCACCCACTGGCCTCGACCGATATGCTCATCGAAGAAATCGTCGTTGAAATCATTTCTGAAGAATGCGTGCGGTACGGGCGTAGAAAGGCGGGGTTGAGGATGTAG
- a CDS encoding RNA polymerase sigma factor, producing the protein MTFDAGKFEITNMPVNWNALVKEHGRMIFQTAMRVLDNAADAEEVVQEVFLKVISGNQIDRIRNWGAYFRRLAIYAALDRRRRFRQEHPHSLESLATWNSSPFDDAVRRELAEHLRSVIAALPEREGAVFALRYFDQLSNSEIATVLEISTGAVAAAIHKVRVKLDVVLSNSSKGESQ; encoded by the coding sequence TTGACGTTCGATGCTGGGAAATTCGAGATCACAAATATGCCGGTCAACTGGAACGCCCTTGTCAAAGAGCATGGTCGAATGATTTTTCAAACCGCCATGCGCGTTTTGGATAATGCCGCTGATGCAGAGGAAGTAGTACAAGAAGTTTTTCTAAAAGTTATTTCCGGGAATCAAATTGATCGAATCCGCAATTGGGGAGCCTATTTCCGTCGTCTGGCAATCTACGCAGCTCTGGATCGACGGCGGAGATTTCGCCAGGAACATCCGCATTCTTTGGAATCGTTGGCGACTTGGAACAGTTCGCCATTCGATGATGCAGTACGTCGCGAATTAGCGGAACATTTGCGGTCGGTAATTGCCGCTCTACCGGAACGAGAGGGCGCCGTATTTGCGCTTCGCTATTTCGATCAGCTTTCGAACTCAGAAATTGCCACTGTTTTAGAAATTAGTACGGGTGCGGTGGCTGCCGCAATCCATAAGGTCCGCGTCAAACTTGACGTCGTACTCTCTAACTCATCTAAAGGAGAATCACAGTGA
- a CDS encoding DUF4011 domain-containing protein, translating to MTLDIEARIEEWMKLLLDTSARNKLISTKFGPRAALELLRPDAKQVWKSMLEGEAGISFAWKRDLLNDEQNDEGETDSELEGDDAERERHTDSEATIQLCLSSPKLRDEALSKLTDKRLDSRLKRLSLNAKVSLDERGVNTLYLAIGFLHWYEAENASSDHLAPLLLIPVHLSQENLIGNWRIAPLDEGAERNECLAERFRNDFKIQLPELAEESDDSEPLDSYIEFISSVQKILSKLPDRRWEIREDMIALGHFDSRKLPMWKDLQKNMKRIAAHRLCRLIAGDTDVLAHDPGIRPLEPEELDAQVPVSELLHILPADSSQHAAIEAVKKGIDLVLDGPPGTGKSQTIANIIADRIGAGKTVLFVSEKAAALQVVESRLREAGLGDFCLSLHDPSKTSRTSVCEEFKKGLALRPAAYDDPSVRQKKQQETREHLNRYVHALHEKREPLGLSFYEVYGKRARFTQIASQSRLIIPDAGAWDRHRLESVREALTQLHDARSVFADPERHPWQGCLPERLTEVLRDDMQHNLERLSHGLTEAERIAKEWSSMDWLPTRPNWNDFHVGINEAGRALDVPILHREWLSTDPQKALRAVQQMPAKTSTHRAAVKMLPEFDIETVCEDSEMPRAPDRSIPLKKPYFESIRSRLIEVQRVLERMLRMKSKSSLVRQTLEALTAIVPLPWETTPVTDLPDLLARLRAVVAVCPLPATWSKHEDRSERQILLARGKDALEKAETIRAGLLKEISLQAFSFEKAGLVEKAYPYRSRLRKLGFGWSSLKREWRTLYSTEFPKHAEFRNHVEQLDSFRRHHILVKELVATCPEFPGSELSARRWQTECDRLGAVVAFADGDNSLPLQPIFFEAEIEKPTLISLIDRASESVVGLISECAELDIILTLKQLATGGKITGRIQEMDELVAPVEMQLKNEILCLDRCVRWLRTDADVPFDVLSERMPTLQRLRNLRDEIDQLRNSFQPSLDLQQAIRREWRADAEAAEKGEAYLNRCATPLPEKDRKALSDEEYRQNLDRLRHRGIRVGTEGLTSAWSFLTEKLFPSSSSVSTGIVLEQSPLDEVVAWSESRRKDANRMEEWLTYQRVRRETRAVGVEEIIEEIHRKEVKLEEAAMAFESRFLAQWIDACSEPIKELSDFRFNKHERLIADFVERDKSLTASASDMIRSTLMNDSCRPSDIKWSSRDPKVRILKEEIQKKRSRKPIRKLFAEVSAPLLKLKPCWMMSPLAVSTFLDSPDFHFDVVIFDEASQIRPHDAICAIYRGKQLVVAGDPKQLPPTEIGVRNKVIANDDDDNSLLEHESILDVLLAKSLPQKRLTWHYRSKREELIAFSNQEIYGGELVSFPSPDDAGERPIQFVHTPHGRFIGNKNEIEAAVVADLVIEHFEHSPNQSLGVIAFSLKQQECINDALEKRRREKPHLEEHFNRFGLEPFFVKNLENVQGDARDHIILSVGYAKDEFGALAMRFGPLNKKGGERRLNVAITRSQHCMSIVSSMHPLEMDVDRLTNDGPKLLKTFLQFAMDGPQAIARKTNSVGEEHESPFEAAVAEQLRRVGILTKPQIGCAGYRIDLGAYDALQPGRFLLGIECDGAMYHSAATARDRDRLRQEVLESLGWKIVRIWSTDWFKNHKEQVERIVSEVEKAKKRYAEKELIPATNRRVVSQSPLLETATRNRKEHLADPQATLISKPVPSGLFV from the coding sequence ATGACGCTCGATATCGAAGCTCGGATCGAAGAGTGGATGAAGCTACTTCTCGATACATCTGCCAGAAACAAGCTCATCTCTACTAAGTTCGGCCCCCGAGCTGCGCTTGAACTCCTTCGTCCTGACGCCAAGCAAGTTTGGAAATCGATGCTCGAAGGAGAAGCCGGTATTTCATTCGCCTGGAAGCGGGATTTGCTAAATGATGAGCAGAATGACGAAGGCGAAACCGATTCCGAATTGGAAGGTGATGACGCCGAGCGAGAACGCCATACCGATTCGGAGGCGACAATTCAACTCTGTCTGTCGTCCCCGAAATTGCGGGACGAAGCGTTGTCGAAATTGACCGATAAACGGCTCGATTCCCGACTCAAAAGGCTGTCGTTGAACGCCAAGGTAAGTCTGGACGAACGCGGTGTAAATACTCTTTACCTCGCGATTGGGTTCCTGCATTGGTACGAGGCCGAGAATGCTTCTAGTGATCACCTCGCACCACTTCTTCTGATTCCCGTTCATTTGAGCCAGGAAAACCTGATCGGCAATTGGCGAATTGCGCCGCTTGATGAAGGTGCCGAACGGAACGAGTGCCTTGCCGAACGATTCCGAAACGATTTCAAGATACAACTACCCGAATTGGCGGAGGAAAGCGACGATAGTGAGCCGTTGGATAGCTACATCGAATTCATTTCAAGCGTTCAAAAAATCCTCTCCAAGTTGCCCGACCGCCGCTGGGAAATTCGCGAAGACATGATCGCCCTCGGTCATTTCGATTCCCGCAAATTGCCCATGTGGAAGGATTTGCAGAAGAACATGAAACGCATTGCCGCGCACCGATTATGCCGGCTTATTGCAGGGGACACGGATGTGCTAGCCCACGACCCCGGAATTCGGCCATTGGAACCGGAGGAACTCGATGCCCAGGTGCCCGTTAGCGAATTGCTCCATATCCTGCCCGCCGATTCGAGCCAACACGCAGCAATCGAAGCAGTGAAAAAAGGTATCGATCTGGTTCTCGATGGCCCGCCCGGTACGGGAAAGAGTCAAACTATTGCCAATATCATTGCCGACCGGATCGGTGCGGGGAAAACCGTCCTGTTCGTCAGCGAAAAGGCCGCCGCTTTGCAAGTCGTTGAAAGTCGGCTTCGCGAAGCCGGTCTCGGCGATTTTTGCCTGTCACTTCACGATCCGTCGAAAACGTCACGCACTTCAGTCTGCGAGGAATTTAAGAAAGGCCTGGCATTACGGCCTGCCGCATACGACGACCCTAGCGTACGGCAGAAAAAGCAGCAGGAGACGCGGGAACACCTCAATCGATACGTTCACGCCTTGCATGAGAAGCGCGAACCTTTGGGCCTTTCCTTTTACGAGGTTTACGGGAAGCGCGCGCGATTCACCCAAATCGCGAGTCAATCCAGACTGATAATACCTGATGCGGGTGCCTGGGATCGTCATAGGCTCGAATCGGTGCGTGAGGCCCTCACCCAACTCCATGATGCTCGAAGCGTTTTTGCTGATCCGGAACGTCATCCGTGGCAGGGTTGTTTGCCAGAGCGGTTGACCGAAGTTCTTCGCGACGATATGCAACACAATCTTGAGCGATTGTCACACGGGTTAACCGAAGCGGAGAGAATCGCCAAAGAATGGTCGTCGATGGATTGGCTTCCCACGCGGCCCAACTGGAACGATTTCCATGTGGGCATTAACGAAGCCGGTCGGGCTTTGGATGTTCCGATTCTCCACCGTGAGTGGTTGTCAACCGATCCCCAGAAAGCCCTTCGTGCCGTCCAACAAATGCCGGCAAAGACTAGCACCCACCGTGCAGCAGTGAAAATGCTGCCCGAATTCGATATCGAAACCGTGTGCGAAGATTCTGAGATGCCACGAGCGCCGGATCGCTCAATTCCACTGAAAAAACCATACTTCGAGTCGATTCGTAGCCGATTGATAGAAGTGCAACGTGTGCTCGAACGAATGCTGCGAATGAAATCGAAATCATCTTTGGTTCGGCAGACATTAGAGGCCCTCACCGCGATCGTTCCACTGCCGTGGGAAACCACGCCTGTTACAGATCTCCCTGATTTACTCGCACGCCTACGGGCAGTTGTCGCTGTTTGTCCGCTGCCCGCTACATGGTCCAAACACGAAGACCGATCCGAAAGACAGATCCTACTCGCACGCGGTAAGGATGCTCTGGAAAAAGCGGAAACGATTCGTGCGGGACTGCTCAAAGAAATCTCGCTACAAGCGTTCTCTTTCGAAAAAGCCGGATTAGTTGAAAAAGCCTATCCCTATCGTTCGCGGTTACGCAAACTCGGTTTCGGCTGGTCTTCTCTAAAGCGAGAATGGCGTACCCTCTACTCGACTGAATTCCCGAAGCACGCTGAGTTCCGAAACCACGTTGAACAACTTGATAGTTTCCGTCGGCACCACATACTCGTCAAGGAATTAGTTGCCACTTGCCCGGAATTCCCCGGGTCGGAACTCTCTGCCCGCCGTTGGCAAACAGAGTGTGATCGACTCGGTGCAGTCGTTGCATTTGCCGATGGCGACAACTCCCTGCCCCTGCAACCCATTTTCTTCGAGGCCGAAATCGAAAAGCCCACACTCATTTCCCTGATCGACCGAGCTTCGGAGTCGGTGGTCGGCCTCATCTCCGAATGCGCAGAACTCGATATTATTCTGACCTTGAAGCAACTTGCTACAGGGGGCAAAATCACCGGTCGAATACAAGAAATGGACGAACTTGTTGCTCCCGTTGAAATGCAATTGAAGAATGAAATTCTGTGTCTCGACCGCTGTGTGCGCTGGCTTCGGACGGATGCGGATGTCCCCTTCGATGTCCTCTCCGAACGTATGCCTACACTGCAAAGGCTGCGAAACCTGCGGGACGAAATCGACCAACTTCGAAATAGTTTCCAACCCTCATTGGATTTGCAACAGGCGATTCGCCGCGAATGGAGAGCGGATGCCGAGGCTGCCGAAAAAGGGGAAGCCTACTTGAACCGTTGCGCAACGCCACTTCCGGAGAAAGATCGCAAAGCGCTATCGGACGAGGAATATCGACAAAACCTCGACCGATTGCGGCATAGGGGTATCAGAGTTGGTACGGAGGGATTAACTTCGGCGTGGTCCTTCCTGACGGAGAAACTCTTCCCTTCCTCCAGTTCCGTTTCGACAGGTATCGTATTGGAGCAGTCGCCCCTCGATGAAGTCGTAGCCTGGAGTGAATCGCGACGGAAGGACGCCAATCGAATGGAGGAATGGTTGACCTACCAGCGTGTTCGCCGGGAAACGCGGGCCGTCGGTGTCGAGGAAATCATCGAGGAAATCCACCGGAAGGAAGTGAAGCTTGAGGAAGCAGCGATGGCTTTCGAATCCCGCTTTCTGGCGCAGTGGATCGATGCATGTAGCGAACCGATCAAAGAACTGTCGGATTTTCGCTTCAACAAACACGAACGATTGATCGCGGATTTTGTTGAACGGGACAAGTCTTTAACAGCCTCCGCTTCAGATATGATCCGCTCGACATTAATGAACGATAGCTGTCGGCCATCAGATATAAAGTGGTCGAGTCGCGATCCGAAAGTTCGAATTCTGAAGGAAGAAATTCAGAAGAAACGATCACGCAAACCAATCCGGAAGTTGTTCGCTGAAGTTTCGGCTCCTCTACTGAAGCTAAAGCCTTGCTGGATGATGTCTCCGCTTGCAGTCAGTACGTTTCTCGATTCGCCCGATTTTCACTTCGACGTAGTAATCTTCGACGAGGCTTCGCAGATTCGGCCCCATGATGCCATATGCGCGATCTACCGGGGCAAACAACTTGTTGTGGCCGGAGACCCGAAGCAATTGCCCCCCACGGAGATAGGCGTCAGGAATAAGGTGATTGCAAATGATGACGATGACAACTCTCTACTCGAACATGAGAGTATTCTCGATGTATTGCTTGCCAAATCACTCCCACAGAAACGACTGACCTGGCACTATCGCAGCAAACGCGAGGAACTTATTGCGTTCTCCAACCAGGAAATCTACGGCGGTGAACTCGTAAGCTTCCCTTCTCCCGACGATGCCGGAGAAAGGCCGATTCAATTCGTCCACACTCCTCATGGGCGATTCATTGGCAACAAGAACGAAATCGAAGCGGCAGTCGTAGCCGATTTAGTCATCGAGCATTTCGAGCATTCTCCAAATCAATCGTTGGGAGTAATCGCTTTCAGCTTGAAGCAGCAGGAATGTATCAACGATGCATTGGAAAAAAGGCGGCGCGAAAAACCACATTTAGAGGAGCATTTCAACCGTTTTGGTTTAGAACCATTCTTCGTCAAGAATTTGGAAAACGTACAAGGCGATGCTCGGGACCACATCATCCTGAGCGTCGGTTATGCGAAGGATGAATTTGGAGCCTTAGCAATGCGATTTGGTCCACTTAACAAGAAAGGTGGTGAGCGACGACTTAACGTTGCTATCACTCGCTCTCAGCATTGTATGAGCATCGTGTCATCGATGCACCCGCTTGAGATGGATGTAGATAGATTGACAAACGATGGCCCTAAATTGCTCAAGACATTCTTGCAATTTGCAATGGATGGGCCGCAAGCAATTGCAAGAAAAACGAACAGTGTCGGTGAGGAACACGAATCTCCTTTCGAAGCCGCTGTTGCCGAGCAATTGCGTCGCGTGGGAATTCTCACGAAGCCCCAGATCGGATGTGCTGGATACCGCATTGATCTTGGAGCCTACGACGCCCTTCAACCGGGTCGCTTCCTACTTGGCATCGAATGCGATGGAGCTATGTATCACAGCGCGGCAACTGCGCGGGACCGCGACCGATTACGACAGGAAGTCCTAGAAAGTCTGGGCTGGAAGATCGTTCGCATTTGGTCAACCGATTGGTTCAAAAACCACAAAGAACAGGTTGAACGCATTGTCAGCGAAGTTGAGAAAGCCAAGAAACGCTATGCCGAGAAGGAATTGATTCCGGCAACTAACAGGCGGGTGGTAAGCCAATCTCCGCTATTGGAAACGGCAACCAGGAATCGAAAGGAGCACTTGGCCGACCCACAAGCAACTTTAATCTCGAAACCAGTTCCATCGGGATTGTTCGTATGA
- a CDS encoding TRM11 family methyltransferase, whose amino-acid sequence MNSSPTLINPFYAARNQRTGVPSPSLEPIYARLPRAPRNASPVPHLTSLYHFHRAGEYGDRQWPGNCGGNLIKDLLLYFKPQGLVLDPMSGSGTCSDVCQELGIPCIAWDIHRGIDACDPQGFGSDNTFDFIWAHPPYYRQKLYAEDPKDLSRSPTPEHFLKRYGQFIRNCAASLTNSGKLAILMGDYSDRDFGFLPLTYHTKRLAFAAGLRQHGTDIIRFSHGASSGRKVYRSSFIPGLHDVCTILERP is encoded by the coding sequence ATGAACTCTTCGCCCACTCTCATCAATCCCTTCTATGCCGCTCGAAATCAGCGTACGGGCGTCCCTTCCCCATCCCTGGAACCGATCTATGCTCGGTTGCCTCGGGCTCCCCGCAATGCCAGTCCGGTGCCGCACTTAACTAGCCTGTATCATTTTCACCGGGCAGGAGAATACGGGGACCGCCAATGGCCGGGCAACTGCGGCGGCAATCTGATTAAAGATCTGCTGCTCTATTTCAAACCTCAGGGATTGGTTTTGGATCCCATGAGTGGCAGCGGAACCTGTTCCGATGTCTGCCAAGAACTTGGCATCCCCTGTATCGCCTGGGATATTCACCGGGGGATTGATGCCTGCGATCCGCAAGGATTCGGCTCGGACAATACCTTCGATTTTATCTGGGCCCATCCTCCATACTATCGGCAGAAGCTCTATGCCGAAGATCCTAAAGATCTATCTCGCTCGCCCACTCCGGAGCATTTCCTGAAACGGTACGGCCAGTTCATCCGCAACTGTGCCGCCAGCCTGACCAATTCCGGCAAGCTGGCAATCCTGATGGGAGATTACTCCGACCGAGACTTTGGCTTTCTGCCCCTCACCTACCATACCAAGCGATTGGCTTTTGCCGCTGGACTTCGCCAGCATGGTACTGACATCATTCGCTTTTCGCACGGGGCCAGCAGTGGCAGGAAAGTCTACCGAAGCAGCTTCATCCCCGGACTGCACGATGTCTGCACCATTCTTGAACGCCCGTAA
- a CDS encoding replication initiator protein A: MPRRLPPKGDFQPDFFAASFADIPIRDQRDTMERPFFSLAKKPRFDPIEYHVGDVWLEVSANPMFGMATIWDADILLWASTQITEAIDRGMPGNRTLKFHPHNLLKSIRRETGGDHYVRLRAALERLTHTAVRTNIRANGKKKFASFHWLESWTEVTDETTGETQGMTITIPDWLFQGIVMKGGVLTIHEDYFLLTGGIERWLYRVARKHAGHQEIGWQFTMRQLYEKSGSTARFSDFAIDVRRLVELNQLPEYSLYLHRNEQEEEVINFLRRSQLGVDDPNYQFERNPKRRLTPAAVRWID; the protein is encoded by the coding sequence ATGCCTCGCCGCCTCCCCCCTAAGGGCGATTTTCAGCCCGATTTCTTCGCTGCCAGTTTCGCGGACATCCCGATCCGCGACCAGCGGGATACGATGGAGAGGCCTTTTTTTAGCTTGGCCAAGAAGCCCCGTTTCGACCCAATCGAGTACCACGTCGGCGATGTCTGGCTCGAAGTAAGCGCGAATCCGATGTTCGGCATGGCCACCATCTGGGATGCCGATATTCTGCTTTGGGCTTCGACGCAAATCACCGAGGCGATTGACCGGGGAATGCCCGGCAACCGTACACTCAAATTCCACCCGCACAACCTCCTCAAATCCATCCGCCGCGAGACCGGCGGCGATCATTATGTCCGATTGCGGGCAGCCCTGGAACGCCTCACCCACACGGCGGTTCGGACCAATATCCGGGCCAATGGCAAAAAGAAGTTCGCTTCCTTCCATTGGCTGGAAAGCTGGACCGAGGTCACGGACGAAACCACCGGCGAAACCCAGGGGATGACGATAACAATCCCCGATTGGTTATTCCAGGGCATCGTGATGAAGGGTGGTGTGCTGACTATCCACGAGGACTACTTCCTGCTCACGGGTGGAATTGAACGCTGGCTGTATCGAGTAGCTCGCAAGCATGCGGGGCACCAGGAGATTGGCTGGCAGTTTACCATGCGGCAGCTTTACGAGAAATCCGGTTCGACGGCTCGATTTTCGGATTTCGCTATCGATGTCCGGAGGCTGGTCGAATTGAATCAACTACCCGAATATTCGCTCTATCTGCATCGCAATGAGCAGGAGGAAGAGGTCATCAATTTTCTGAGGCGCAGCCAATTGGGGGTCGATGATCCGAATTACCAGTTCGAACGGAATCCCAAGCGGCGTTTAACGCCCGCTGCGGTTCGATGGATTGATTGA